In Sorghum bicolor cultivar BTx623 chromosome 10, Sorghum_bicolor_NCBIv3, whole genome shotgun sequence, one genomic interval encodes:
- the LOC8077293 gene encoding E3 ubiquitin-protein ligase EL5 — translation MIPQTSSVSSSASASAAPTPPVWPSPSGSGGDGMFPGSVSNSGGQQQLAISNGVLLAAVIFLFMVVVFVFLLYLYAKRYLGANPLLAPTSPSSRFLFVAASPLPQRGLPASVLRSLPVTVYAAAGAGSPRDKEKADALECAVCLSEVADGEKVRTLPKCGHGFHVECIDMWFHSHDTCPLCRAPVGGAGAGELDALPREEPSGASLEFPVFPTNVLFWGTNDEVTNAGLATPPPPPPHPIASAAASASSSASSGRRKENQLVIDIPTRPVALNTPPMNSPLPASRMPGTADDMRSPVSARLRSLRRLLSRGKQAVVGTSSYSPSPRGGAGGDIEQGIAGADAARAPKTPKTPPSSAN, via the coding sequence ATGATCCCCCAGACGTCCTCGGTCtcttcgtcggcgtcggcgtcggcggcgcccACGCCGCCGGTGTGGCCCAGCcccagcggcagcggcggcgacggGATGTTCCCTGGCTCGGTCAGCAACTCGGGGGGCCAGCAGCAGCTGGCCATCAGCAACGGGGTGCTCCTGGCCGCGGTCATCTTCCTCTTCatggtcgtcgtcttcgtcttcctgcTCTACCTCTACGCCAAGCGCTACCTGGGTGCGAACCCGCTGCTGGCgccgacctcgccgtcgtcgcggtTCCTCTTCGTCGCCGCGTCGCCGCTCCCGCAGCGCGGCCTGCCGGCCTCCGTCCTGCGCTCCCTCCCCGTCACCGTCTacgccgccgccggtgccggCTCCCCCAGGGACAAGGAGAAGGCGGACGCGCTGGAGTGCGCGGTGTGCCTGTCGGAGGTGGCCGACGGCGAGAAGGTGCGGACGCTGCCCAAGTGCGGGCACGGGTTCCACGTGGAGTGCATCGACATGTGGTTCCACTCCCACGACACCTGCCCGCTCTGCCGCGCCCCCGTCGGCGGCGCCGGTGCCGGCGAACTCGACGCGCTGCCGCGGGAGGAGCCCTCGGGCGCGTCGCTGGAGTTCCCCGTGTTCCCCACCAACGTCCTCTTCTGGGGCACcaacgacgaggtcaccaacgCCGGCCTCGCCACTCCCCCACCCCCGCCGCCGCACCCCAtcgccagcgccgccgcgtccgcgaGCTCCTCGGCCTCCTCCGGGCGAAGGAAGGAGAACCAGCTGGTCATCGACATCCCGACGCGGCCCGTGGCCCTGAACACACCGCCCATGAACTCCCCGCTGCCGGCGAGCCGCATGCCCGGGACCGCCGACGACATGCGGTCCCCTGTCTCCGCCAGGCTGCGGTCGCTGCGCCGGTTGCTCAGCAGAGGCAAGCAGGCCGTGGTCGGCACCTCCTCTTACAGCCCGAGCCCGcgcggcggcgccggtggtGACATCGAGCAGGGGATCGCCGGAGCCGACGCCGCCCGCGCTCCCAAGACGCCCAAGACGCCTCCGTCGTCGGCGAACTGA
- the LOC110431424 gene encoding uncharacterized protein LOC110431424, with protein sequence MLGRGAVRSLLDRLRAPPLGWNWNPSSAAMPPPPPPSPAAANRACLCRFAHSTARCGGESGRTLPGNRAVFLDLGVGTWRRFAPSGALSLKGCLGWQDGGGGEFRRRVDGEAAGMKAQVLTTQRQLMRDPEVLLPLEESAASVKSINGNGACRRGKPLGFPEQPVAAKMVVAVDVDEVLGSFLAALNKFIADRYSWNHSVSEYHVYEFFKIWNCSRERANFLVHEFFTTQYFQDGIHPIPGARDALQTLSSFCSLSVVTSRQDVIKNHTLEWIEKYYPGLFEQIHFGNHFALEGRSRPKSEICRSFGAQVLIDDNPRYALECANDGMRVLLFDYDNSYPWCKTGVDELHPLVTKVHNWEEVEEKLLSWVVPES encoded by the exons ATGCTAGGCCGCGGAGCCGTGCGGTCGCTGTTGGATCGTCTCCGGGCTCCGCCTCTGGGTTGGAATTGGAATCCCAGCTCCGCCGCcatgcctccgccgccgccgccctcgccGGCCGCCGCGAACCGCGCCTGCCTCTGCAGGTTCGCCCACTCGACCGCGCGCTGCGGCGGCGAGAGCGGCAGGACGCTGCCGGGTAATAGAGCGGTGTTCCTTGATCTGGGAGTCGGGACATGGAGGAGGTTCGCGCCGAGCGGCGcgctcagcttgaaggggtgcTTGGGTTGGcaggatggcggcggcggcgagttcAGGAGGAGGGTGGACGGGGAGGCGGCGGGGATGAAGGCCCAGGTGCTTACCACGCAGCGGCAGCTGATGCGCGATCCGGAGGtgctgctgccgctggaggagtcCGCTGCAAGTGTGAAGAGCATCAACGGGAATGGTGCCTGCCGGCGAGGGAAGCCGCTAGGGTTCCCGGAGCAGCCTGTGGCAGCTAAGATGGTGGTTGCTGTTGATGTGGATGAAG TTCTTGGTAGCTTTCTTGCAGCTCTGAACAAATTTATTGCTGATCGTTATTCATGGAATCACTCAGTATCAGAGTACCATGTATATGAGTTCTTTAAG ATATGGAACTGTTCTCGAGAAAGAG CTAATTTTCTTGTCCACGAGTTCTTCACAACCCAATACTTCCAAGATGGTATTCATCCTATCCCAGGGGCTAGAGATGCTCTCCAAactctttcttctttctgtaGCTTGTCTGTAGTAAC ATCTCGGCAGGATGTGATTAAGAATCACACATTGGAATGGATTGAGAAGTATTATCCAGGCTTATTTGAGCAGATCCATTTCGGGAATCATTTCGCTTTGGAAGGTCGATCAAGACCAAAATCAGAGATTTGCAG GTCTTTTGGCGCTCAGGTTCTTATCGATGACAACCCGAGATATGCTCTAGAGTGTGCTAATGATGGCATGAGGGTCCTTCTATTCGATTATGATAACTCGTATCCTTGGTGCAAAACTGGAGTTGACGAATTGCATCCGTTGGTGACAAAGGTTCACAACTGGGAAGAAGTTGAGGAGAAACTTCTTTCTTGGGTAGTACCTGAGAGCTGA